From Anopheles coluzzii chromosome 3, AcolN3, whole genome shotgun sequence, the proteins below share one genomic window:
- the LOC120958437 gene encoding alpha-tocopherol transfer protein-like isoform X2 — protein sequence MAANLSAEETYTHHKVKKQILIPPRKYRACRLWQGPQIVRRMPEPEGVIHQLYMERQLPPKVAEVARTQGEDPDRTSLMIEELRDMIYEKGECIPHRIDDDYLVKFLRARFWNVHHAYNLMVRYYAFRESNPEFYENVNPMALRSLGDDDIISISPYRDQEGRRVICFKFGKWRPSKIPIVDLFRATMLLLEVGSLEPQSQVLGGIGIMDLEGLTLNHAWNLTPAVAQKMLALLATSMPLRTSQIHIVNQGWVFDTAFQIFKPLLTDKMRQRLFFHGTDRASLHKYIDPEALPERYGGTKPEYPYTYWLEHLSRDEKVVDELQQLGYVSEPLLED from the exons GTGAAAAAGCAAATCCTAATACCGCCCCGAAAGTACAGAGCGTGTCGTTTGTGGCAGGGTCCCCAGATCGTGCGCAGAATGCCGGAACCGGAGGGAGTGATCCATCAGCTGTACATGGAGCGGCAGCTCCCACCCAAGGTGGCCGAGGTCGCTCGTACGCAGGGCGAAGATCCGGACCGAACGAGCCTAATGATCGAGGAGCTGCGTGATATGATTTATG AAAAGGGCGAATGCATTCCGCACCGCATCGACGACGACTATCTGGTAAAGTTTCTGCGCGCTCGGTTCTGGAATGTTCACCATGCGTACAACCTGATGGTGCGCTACTACGCGTTCCGGGAAAGCAATCCCGAGTTCTACGAGAACGTCAATCCGATGGCGCTGCGTTCGTTGGGTGATGACGACATTATCTCGATCTCGCCCTACCGCGATCAGGAGGGCCGGCGGGTGATTTGCTTCAAGTTTGGCAAGTGGCGCCCGTCCAAGATACCGATTGTGGATCTGTTCCGGGcgacgatgctgctgctggaggtcgGTTCGCTCGAACCACAGTCGCAGGTGCTGGGCGGAATTGGGATTATGGATCTGGAGGGACTTACGCTGAACCACGCGTGGAATCTGACGCCTGCCGTTGCCCAGAAGATGCTGGCCCTGCTGGCCACCAGTATGCCGCTGCGAACGAGCCAGATACACATCGTCAACCAGGGCTGGGTGTTTGATACGGCGTTTCAAATCTTTAAACCCCTGCTGACGGACAAGATGCGGCAGCGGCTGTTCTTCCACGGTACGGATCGGGCCTCGCTGCACAAGTACATTGATCCGGAGGCGCTGCCCGAGCGGTACGGTGGAACGAAGCCGGAGTATCCGTACACGTACTGGCTGGAGCATTTGAGCCGGGACGAAAAGGTGGTGGatgagctgcagcagctcggGTACGTGTCGGAACCACTGCTGGAGGATTGA
- the LOC120958437 gene encoding alpha-tocopherol transfer protein-like isoform X1, translating to MNVATLKPAPIGSWKASSCAKNSDVVKKQILIPPRKYRACRLWQGPQIVRRMPEPEGVIHQLYMERQLPPKVAEVARTQGEDPDRTSLMIEELRDMIYEKGECIPHRIDDDYLVKFLRARFWNVHHAYNLMVRYYAFRESNPEFYENVNPMALRSLGDDDIISISPYRDQEGRRVICFKFGKWRPSKIPIVDLFRATMLLLEVGSLEPQSQVLGGIGIMDLEGLTLNHAWNLTPAVAQKMLALLATSMPLRTSQIHIVNQGWVFDTAFQIFKPLLTDKMRQRLFFHGTDRASLHKYIDPEALPERYGGTKPEYPYTYWLEHLSRDEKVVDELQQLGYVSEPLLED from the exons GTGAAAAAGCAAATCCTAATACCGCCCCGAAAGTACAGAGCGTGTCGTTTGTGGCAGGGTCCCCAGATCGTGCGCAGAATGCCGGAACCGGAGGGAGTGATCCATCAGCTGTACATGGAGCGGCAGCTCCCACCCAAGGTGGCCGAGGTCGCTCGTACGCAGGGCGAAGATCCGGACCGAACGAGCCTAATGATCGAGGAGCTGCGTGATATGATTTATG AAAAGGGCGAATGCATTCCGCACCGCATCGACGACGACTATCTGGTAAAGTTTCTGCGCGCTCGGTTCTGGAATGTTCACCATGCGTACAACCTGATGGTGCGCTACTACGCGTTCCGGGAAAGCAATCCCGAGTTCTACGAGAACGTCAATCCGATGGCGCTGCGTTCGTTGGGTGATGACGACATTATCTCGATCTCGCCCTACCGCGATCAGGAGGGCCGGCGGGTGATTTGCTTCAAGTTTGGCAAGTGGCGCCCGTCCAAGATACCGATTGTGGATCTGTTCCGGGcgacgatgctgctgctggaggtcgGTTCGCTCGAACCACAGTCGCAGGTGCTGGGCGGAATTGGGATTATGGATCTGGAGGGACTTACGCTGAACCACGCGTGGAATCTGACGCCTGCCGTTGCCCAGAAGATGCTGGCCCTGCTGGCCACCAGTATGCCGCTGCGAACGAGCCAGATACACATCGTCAACCAGGGCTGGGTGTTTGATACGGCGTTTCAAATCTTTAAACCCCTGCTGACGGACAAGATGCGGCAGCGGCTGTTCTTCCACGGTACGGATCGGGCCTCGCTGCACAAGTACATTGATCCGGAGGCGCTGCCCGAGCGGTACGGTGGAACGAAGCCGGAGTATCCGTACACGTACTGGCTGGAGCATTTGAGCCGGGACGAAAAGGTGGTGGatgagctgcagcagctcggGTACGTGTCGGAACCACTGCTGGAGGATTGA
- the LOC120958437 gene encoding alpha-tocopherol transfer protein-like isoform X3: MVKKQILIPPRKYRACRLWQGPQIVRRMPEPEGVIHQLYMERQLPPKVAEVARTQGEDPDRTSLMIEELRDMIYEKGECIPHRIDDDYLVKFLRARFWNVHHAYNLMVRYYAFRESNPEFYENVNPMALRSLGDDDIISISPYRDQEGRRVICFKFGKWRPSKIPIVDLFRATMLLLEVGSLEPQSQVLGGIGIMDLEGLTLNHAWNLTPAVAQKMLALLATSMPLRTSQIHIVNQGWVFDTAFQIFKPLLTDKMRQRLFFHGTDRASLHKYIDPEALPERYGGTKPEYPYTYWLEHLSRDEKVVDELQQLGYVSEPLLED; this comes from the exons GTGAAAAAGCAAATCCTAATACCGCCCCGAAAGTACAGAGCGTGTCGTTTGTGGCAGGGTCCCCAGATCGTGCGCAGAATGCCGGAACCGGAGGGAGTGATCCATCAGCTGTACATGGAGCGGCAGCTCCCACCCAAGGTGGCCGAGGTCGCTCGTACGCAGGGCGAAGATCCGGACCGAACGAGCCTAATGATCGAGGAGCTGCGTGATATGATTTATG AAAAGGGCGAATGCATTCCGCACCGCATCGACGACGACTATCTGGTAAAGTTTCTGCGCGCTCGGTTCTGGAATGTTCACCATGCGTACAACCTGATGGTGCGCTACTACGCGTTCCGGGAAAGCAATCCCGAGTTCTACGAGAACGTCAATCCGATGGCGCTGCGTTCGTTGGGTGATGACGACATTATCTCGATCTCGCCCTACCGCGATCAGGAGGGCCGGCGGGTGATTTGCTTCAAGTTTGGCAAGTGGCGCCCGTCCAAGATACCGATTGTGGATCTGTTCCGGGcgacgatgctgctgctggaggtcgGTTCGCTCGAACCACAGTCGCAGGTGCTGGGCGGAATTGGGATTATGGATCTGGAGGGACTTACGCTGAACCACGCGTGGAATCTGACGCCTGCCGTTGCCCAGAAGATGCTGGCCCTGCTGGCCACCAGTATGCCGCTGCGAACGAGCCAGATACACATCGTCAACCAGGGCTGGGTGTTTGATACGGCGTTTCAAATCTTTAAACCCCTGCTGACGGACAAGATGCGGCAGCGGCTGTTCTTCCACGGTACGGATCGGGCCTCGCTGCACAAGTACATTGATCCGGAGGCGCTGCCCGAGCGGTACGGTGGAACGAAGCCGGAGTATCCGTACACGTACTGGCTGGAGCATTTGAGCCGGGACGAAAAGGTGGTGGatgagctgcagcagctcggGTACGTGTCGGAACCACTGCTGGAGGATTGA
- the LOC120958437 gene encoding alpha-tocopherol transfer protein-like isoform X4, whose protein sequence is MPEPEGVIHQLYMERQLPPKVAEVARTQGEDPDRTSLMIEELRDMIYEKGECIPHRIDDDYLVKFLRARFWNVHHAYNLMVRYYAFRESNPEFYENVNPMALRSLGDDDIISISPYRDQEGRRVICFKFGKWRPSKIPIVDLFRATMLLLEVGSLEPQSQVLGGIGIMDLEGLTLNHAWNLTPAVAQKMLALLATSMPLRTSQIHIVNQGWVFDTAFQIFKPLLTDKMRQRLFFHGTDRASLHKYIDPEALPERYGGTKPEYPYTYWLEHLSRDEKVVDELQQLGYVSEPLLED, encoded by the exons ATGCCGGAACCGGAGGGAGTGATCCATCAGCTGTACATGGAGCGGCAGCTCCCACCCAAGGTGGCCGAGGTCGCTCGTACGCAGGGCGAAGATCCGGACCGAACGAGCCTAATGATCGAGGAGCTGCGTGATATGATTTATG AAAAGGGCGAATGCATTCCGCACCGCATCGACGACGACTATCTGGTAAAGTTTCTGCGCGCTCGGTTCTGGAATGTTCACCATGCGTACAACCTGATGGTGCGCTACTACGCGTTCCGGGAAAGCAATCCCGAGTTCTACGAGAACGTCAATCCGATGGCGCTGCGTTCGTTGGGTGATGACGACATTATCTCGATCTCGCCCTACCGCGATCAGGAGGGCCGGCGGGTGATTTGCTTCAAGTTTGGCAAGTGGCGCCCGTCCAAGATACCGATTGTGGATCTGTTCCGGGcgacgatgctgctgctggaggtcgGTTCGCTCGAACCACAGTCGCAGGTGCTGGGCGGAATTGGGATTATGGATCTGGAGGGACTTACGCTGAACCACGCGTGGAATCTGACGCCTGCCGTTGCCCAGAAGATGCTGGCCCTGCTGGCCACCAGTATGCCGCTGCGAACGAGCCAGATACACATCGTCAACCAGGGCTGGGTGTTTGATACGGCGTTTCAAATCTTTAAACCCCTGCTGACGGACAAGATGCGGCAGCGGCTGTTCTTCCACGGTACGGATCGGGCCTCGCTGCACAAGTACATTGATCCGGAGGCGCTGCCCGAGCGGTACGGTGGAACGAAGCCGGAGTATCCGTACACGTACTGGCTGGAGCATTTGAGCCGGGACGAAAAGGTGGTGGatgagctgcagcagctcggGTACGTGTCGGAACCACTGCTGGAGGATTGA
- the LOC120958436 gene encoding alpha-tocopherol transfer protein-like: protein MPEIKAVAKSAPNARKDQTEDVTSAGDAPVTLFADQPERVRKINELRKLIQNYDDCERRSDELFLCRFLYCCDWDVQEAFGRIVKLIKLKEANPEWFFHKPIATYSELLNRNVKFALDRRDRRGRRVFITRLGAIDFSSMAVTDLANLDDIWFELMLNELETLESGVTCLIDMSGYSLKSFRFLTPQNIRIGSAKTDLLPLKNIEFHVVNSSVFMNAAIAILYPMLSKKIKDQVRFHYSNWASLHEYIPADILPAEYGGTAGKTFDFQTIHGQVLDRANDFDRLLTYGVRDGSAPTATAATAPIVSKGKGGKAKGKHRETEKKKSLAGCTVEE, encoded by the exons ATGCCGGAAATAAAGGCGGTAGCGAAAAGTGCGCCAAACGCACGCAAGGACCAGACGGAAGATGTCACCAGTGCCGGTGACGCCCCAGTGACCCTTTTCGCCGATCAGCCCGAACGCGTGAGGAAGATCAACGAACTGCGCAAGCTGATACAAA ACTACGATGACTGCGAGCGTAGAAGCGACGAACTGTTTCTCTGCCGATTTCTGTACTGCTGCGACTGGGACGTACAGGAAGCGTTTGGGCGCATCGTGAAACTGATCAAGCTGAAG gaaGCGAATCCGGAATGGTTCTTCCACAAACCGATCGCCACCTACAGCGAGCTGCTGAATCGAAATGTAAAGTTCGCGCTGGACCGGCGCGACCGGCGAGGCCGGCGCGTCTTTATCACCCGCCTCGGGGCGATCGACTTCTCCAGCATGGCCGTGACCGATCTGGCCAATCTGGACGATATCTGGTTCGAGCTGATGCTGAACGAGCTCGAGACGCTCGAGAGCGGCGTCACGTGCCTGATCGATATGAGCGGCTACTCGCTGAAGAGCTTTCGGTTTCTAACGCCACAAAACATACGCATCGGGTCGGCTAAGACGGATTTGTTGCCGCTGAAGAACATCGAATTTCACGTGGTCAACTCTTCGGTGTTTATGAATGCAGCGATCGCCATCCTGTACCCGATGCTGAGCAAGAAGATTAAGGACCAGGTACGCTTCCACTACTCCAACTGGGCGTCACTGCACGAGTACATTCCGGCGGACATACTGCCGGCCGAGTATGGGGGCACCGCGGGGAAAACGTTCGACTTTCAAACCATCCACGGCCAGGTGCTGGATCGTGCGAACGATTTCGATCGATTACTGACGTACGGTGTACGGGATGGGTCCGCTCCTACCGCGACTGCTGCTACGGCACCGATTGTCTCCAAGGGCAAGGGAGGTAAAGCGAAGGGAAAGCACAGAGAgacggaaaagaaaaagtcACTGGCGGGGTGCACTGTCGAGGAGTAA
- the LOC120958438 gene encoding uncharacterized protein LOC120958438 — MKLLLIGVLALCLGQLQAGPVAVPAKKVPSAETRALFFAEFTHLLDGIAKEALASLTSLEQNAGKQIASVEDAIQDLEQLYNEKVLKEIERYDGALNELSSSVSPCFESVPQNIRDIVQGARGKAGQCGKQTLDRVRKIQANIEQHIQDGAEKVKQIVAIGQKCLQDNSWIGDQINCALQNAPVAVSIVEGIVKDAAGLIGHTSREVSALAKDTEQCLAVAVQGAVGEFNDMLAQVVGCLDASQSGN; from the exons ATGAAACTACTTCTGATAGGAGTGCTAGCGCTTTGCCTTGGGCAG CTCCAAGCTGGCCCGGTAGCAGTGCCAGCGAAAAAAGTCCCTTCCGCGGAAACACGAGCCCTATTCTTCGCCGAGTTCACCCATCTGCTCGACGGCATTGCAAAGGAGGCACTCGCAAGCCTCACCTCGCTGGAGCAGAACGCCGGCAAACAGATCGCCTCGGTCGAAGATGCCATCCAGGATCTGGAGCAGCTGTACAACGAGAAGGTGCTGAAGGAAATCGAACGTTACGATGGTGCACTGAACGAGCTTAGCTCCAGCGTGTCGCCGTGCTTCGAGTCGGTCCCGCAGAACATTAGGGACATTGTGCAAGGTGCCCGTGGTAAGGCGGGACAGTGTGGCAAGCAAACGTTGGACCGTGTGCGTAAGATACAGGCAAACATTGAGCAACACATTCAAGATGGTGCGGAAAAGGTGAAGCAAATTGTGGCGATTGGGCAGAAGTGTCTGCAGGACAACTCCTGGATCGGGGATCAGATTAACTGTGCGCTGCAGAAT GCCCCCGTCGCGGTAAGCATTGTGGAGGGCATCGTGAAGGATGCGGCCGGACTCATCGGCCACACGTCCCGCGAAGTGTCCGCGCTGGCGAAAGACACCGAGCAGTGTCTGGCGGTGGCGGTACAGGGTGCGGTGGGCGAGTTTAACGACATGTTGGCCCAGGTCGTCGGCTGCTTGGATGCGAGTCAGAGCGGCAACTGA